In the Alkaliphilus oremlandii OhILAs genome, one interval contains:
- a CDS encoding TetR/AcrR family transcriptional regulator yields the protein MVEKKLTKRQIQAQETHDKIYAIAINLIEKKGFENITVAEICEAAHVSVGSFYNYFKSKHEILDRIFKLADDYFSTVVSNNLSEGTSQDKIAKFFNYYAEYNIDRGIDFVKQLYTGKNNLFATKGRPMQVVLQSIIEDGKKHGELSTDMTAEEVVKFLFIAVRGIVYDWCLHDGSYDLVQYINNYVHRLIKLL from the coding sequence ATGGTGGAAAAAAAGCTTACAAAACGTCAGATTCAAGCACAAGAAACTCATGATAAGATCTATGCAATCGCTATTAATTTGATAGAAAAAAAGGGATTCGAAAATATTACTGTTGCAGAAATATGCGAAGCAGCCCATGTATCGGTAGGGTCTTTCTATAACTATTTTAAATCGAAACACGAAATATTAGATCGAATATTTAAACTAGCAGACGATTATTTTTCTACAGTTGTATCGAACAACTTAAGTGAAGGCACTTCTCAAGATAAGATCGCTAAATTTTTTAACTACTATGCTGAATACAATATAGATCGAGGTATAGACTTTGTAAAGCAGTTATATACAGGAAAAAATAATCTATTTGCTACAAAAGGAAGACCAATGCAAGTTGTATTGCAATCTATAATTGAAGATGGGAAGAAACACGGAGAACTATCTACGGATATGACAGCTGAAGAAGTGGTAAAGTTTTTATTTATTGCTGTTAGAGGTATTGTCTATGACTGGTGTTTACACGATGGAAGCTATGACCTTGTTCAGTATATCAATAATTATGTACATCGCTTAATTAAACTTTTATAA
- a CDS encoding sodium:solute symporter family transporter, with the protein MPSYFNVMTLLTVTVISFTVLGVLYSRGKIETMDDFFTARGSTGSKILSATLLASFLGVFILFTPPEAGAIGGITTIIGYGIGVASLYFAFLVISPKVRTYLPEGSTLNDYVLKRYGFKMYLLTVLLSLFYMFVHLIAELTAIGLVAYELAGVPLLYTALFVGIGTLIYTAYGGLRAAMFTDMIQMILIVFLLIMVTVGIVHYGGGVGTIISSAKTNAPDLFSFRNWGGIEYGLTLCIAVFAANLFNQGYWQRVYASKDNKTLRKSLIVCIIIALPVMLITGFLGIVSMGLGIGSSPSVALFSLIYKFLPSQLIVAVFILALVLVMSTVDTLLNAIVATFALDSQQIFKKVKSESLLPFARMMMVVLMIPAIFIAARGYSVLYLFFVADLVCAGVVFPIFFGLFNTHLSERTALVASILGVVSGIPFFTANKLLLAFALPVIVSAAICIMSTLTAKKSNDLNKAKF; encoded by the coding sequence ATGCCTTCATATTTTAACGTAATGACGTTACTAACCGTAACGGTAATCAGCTTCACTGTGCTGGGTGTTTTGTACAGCCGTGGAAAAATAGAAACCATGGATGATTTTTTCACAGCGAGAGGAAGCACAGGGTCCAAAATATTATCCGCCACCCTATTGGCATCCTTTCTGGGTGTTTTTATACTGTTTACGCCACCAGAGGCTGGTGCCATCGGCGGGATCACAACCATTATTGGGTATGGCATCGGAGTTGCAAGCCTTTACTTTGCATTTCTAGTCATCAGTCCTAAAGTAAGGACGTATCTACCAGAAGGAAGTACATTGAATGATTACGTTTTAAAGAGATATGGATTTAAGATGTACCTATTGACCGTTCTATTATCTTTATTCTACATGTTCGTCCATCTCATAGCAGAACTGACGGCAATCGGTCTAGTAGCATACGAACTGGCAGGAGTACCGCTGCTCTATACCGCATTATTTGTCGGGATCGGTACACTGATTTATACAGCCTATGGCGGTCTTAGAGCAGCTATGTTTACAGATATGATCCAAATGATCTTAATTGTATTCCTGCTGATTATGGTAACCGTAGGGATTGTACACTATGGTGGCGGTGTAGGAACAATCATAAGTAGTGCTAAAACCAATGCACCGGATCTATTTAGCTTTAGAAACTGGGGTGGTATCGAATATGGTCTGACCCTTTGTATTGCTGTGTTTGCAGCTAACTTATTCAACCAAGGATATTGGCAGAGAGTATATGCAAGCAAGGACAATAAAACCCTTCGCAAATCTTTAATCGTATGTATTATCATTGCACTGCCAGTAATGCTGATTACTGGATTCTTGGGTATTGTTTCCATGGGATTGGGAATTGGGTCAAGTCCATCCGTGGCACTATTTTCACTAATCTATAAGTTTTTACCGAGTCAATTAATCGTAGCAGTTTTTATTCTAGCGCTGGTTTTAGTCATGAGTACAGTGGATACCCTTTTAAATGCCATTGTGGCCACCTTTGCCCTAGATAGTCAACAAATTTTCAAAAAAGTAAAATCAGAATCCCTATTGCCTTTTGCGAGGATGATGATGGTAGTGCTAATGATTCCAGCCATATTTATAGCAGCACGGGGCTACAGTGTGCTCTATCTGTTCTTTGTTGCGGATTTAGTATGTGCCGGTGTGGTCTTCCCAATATTCTTTGGACTTTTCAATACTCATTTGAGTGAAAGAACGGCTTTAGTAGCATCCATATTGGGTGTGGTTTCAGGCATACCGTTCTTTACAGCGAACAAATTGCTTCTAGCCTTTGCATTGCCAGTGATTGTTTCTGCTGCAATATGCATAATGAGTACTTTAACCGCTAAAAAATCCAATGATTTAAATAAAGCAAAATTTTAA
- the thiE gene encoding thiamine phosphate synthase, whose product MKYNHTVDYGLYLVSDRDVLKGRDFIKSLEEAILGGATIVQLREKEASSLEFYQLALKAKALTEKYNVPLIINDRVDIALAVDADGVHVGQSDLPAHIVRSMIGQNKILGVSTATLEESKKAAEDGADYIGVGALFPTGTKTDANPVTLDQLRYIKENMDIPVVGIGGICEDNIKTIMEVGIDGVAIVSAILGKENIKEAAESLKASIK is encoded by the coding sequence ATGAAATATAATCACACTGTAGATTATGGGCTGTATTTAGTATCGGATCGAGACGTTTTAAAGGGAAGGGATTTTATAAAAAGCTTAGAGGAAGCAATTCTAGGAGGCGCCACCATTGTTCAGCTACGAGAAAAGGAAGCCAGTTCCTTAGAATTCTACCAGCTTGCCCTAAAAGCAAAGGCGCTTACTGAAAAATACAACGTTCCTCTAATCATTAACGACCGAGTGGACATTGCTTTAGCAGTAGATGCCGACGGGGTTCACGTGGGGCAGAGTGATCTGCCGGCACATATTGTAAGAAGCATGATCGGACAAAATAAAATTCTAGGCGTATCTACCGCCACATTGGAAGAATCTAAAAAGGCTGCAGAGGATGGCGCTGATTATATTGGCGTAGGGGCTTTATTCCCAACTGGTACAAAAACGGATGCAAATCCCGTAACCTTAGATCAGCTGAGATATATTAAGGAAAACATGGATATTCCTGTAGTTGGGATCGGCGGTATCTGTGAAGACAATATAAAAACCATCATGGAAGTCGGTATAGACGGTGTTGCAATTGTTTCTGCCATATTAGGGAAGGAAAATATTAAAGAAGCTGCAGAAAGCTTAAAAGCTTCAATTAAATAA
- the thiM gene encoding hydroxyethylthiazole kinase, with protein MELKNELCTVLEQIKEKTPLVHHITNYVTVNDCANITLAIGGSPVMADDHKEVEDMVSIASAVVLNIGTLNERTIESFVLAGKKANELNIPVILDPVGAGATAFRSQTIEKILKEVKLSVLRGNMSEIKNIYGTGTQTKGVDSVDSSLDGGKEIAISLAKKLSCTVVITGEVDIVSDGNKTYAIQNGHKALSSITGTGCMSASLIGACCGTGKGILQGAILGTMIMGIAGEKANERLKVHEGLGSFKVYLMDAVSNFDQDDIRKRGKVDEI; from the coding sequence ATGGAGCTGAAAAATGAACTGTGTACTGTTTTAGAGCAAATTAAGGAAAAAACCCCACTGGTGCACCATATTACAAACTATGTTACTGTAAATGATTGTGCCAATATCACCTTAGCCATCGGTGGAAGTCCAGTAATGGCCGACGACCACAAAGAGGTGGAGGATATGGTGTCCATTGCTTCTGCGGTGGTATTGAATATTGGAACATTAAATGAAAGAACCATAGAATCCTTCGTATTGGCTGGAAAAAAAGCCAATGAATTAAATATTCCAGTCATACTGGACCCCGTGGGGGCAGGAGCCACTGCTTTTAGAAGTCAAACCATAGAAAAAATTTTAAAGGAAGTAAAGCTGTCTGTGCTGAGAGGAAATATGTCAGAAATTAAAAATATCTATGGAACAGGAACCCAGACAAAGGGCGTCGATTCAGTGGATAGCTCTTTAGATGGAGGAAAGGAAATCGCTATCAGCCTTGCTAAAAAACTTAGTTGTACCGTTGTAATAACGGGGGAAGTAGATATTGTTTCCGATGGCAATAAAACCTACGCTATACAAAATGGGCACAAAGCTTTATCCAGCATTACGGGTACAGGCTGCATGAGCGCATCACTGATCGGCGCTTGCTGTGGAACTGGCAAAGGGATTCTACAGGGCGCTATTTTAGGTACCATGATTATGGGGATTGCAGGAGAAAAAGCAAATGAAAGGCTGAAGGTTCACGAGGGTCTTGGAAGCTTTAAGGTTTACTTAATGGATGCAGTTAGTAACTTCGATCAAGATGATATTCGGAAGAGAGGGAAAGTTGATGAAATATAA
- the thiD gene encoding bifunctional hydroxymethylpyrimidine kinase/phosphomethylpyrimidine kinase has protein sequence MKKVLTIAGSDSCGGAGIQADLKTFSAHGVFGMSVITAITAQNTQGVFAVQDITPEMIQKQIEVIFEDISVDAVKIGMVSKTETIQTIAETLKAYNVKNLVLDPVMVSKSGFHLLQLEAKEALIKNLLPMATIITPNLPEAEVITGFEISTVEAMEKAAKAIHDMGPQYVLVKGGHLEGEAVDILYDGNQFIYYNAQRIHTKNTHGTGCTLSSAIASNLGKGLTITQAVEEAKNYITVAIEKSFAIGQGVGPVHHFHQWY, from the coding sequence ATGAAAAAAGTATTAACAATCGCAGGTTCCGATAGCTGTGGTGGTGCGGGAATACAAGCAGATTTAAAAACGTTCTCAGCCCACGGTGTATTTGGAATGAGCGTCATTACCGCAATAACTGCTCAAAATACACAGGGTGTATTTGCAGTACAGGATATTACACCAGAGATGATTCAAAAACAGATTGAAGTGATTTTCGAGGATATTTCTGTAGACGCAGTGAAAATTGGCATGGTTTCTAAAACAGAGACCATTCAAACCATCGCAGAAACCTTAAAGGCGTATAATGTTAAGAATTTAGTGCTGGACCCAGTGATGGTGTCTAAAAGTGGTTTTCATTTATTACAGCTAGAAGCAAAGGAAGCTTTAATCAAGAACCTTCTGCCAATGGCGACGATCATTACGCCCAACCTTCCCGAGGCAGAAGTCATTACTGGATTTGAAATCAGTACCGTGGAAGCCATGGAAAAGGCTGCAAAGGCCATTCATGACATGGGGCCACAATACGTTTTAGTAAAAGGCGGTCATTTGGAGGGAGAAGCTGTAGATATTTTATACGACGGAAATCAGTTTATTTATTACAACGCTCAAAGAATCCATACGAAAAATACCCACGGTACAGGCTGTACCCTATCATCCGCCATCGCTTCTAATTTAGGAAAAGGTCTTACGATTACACAGGCTGTAGAAGAAGCGAAGAACTATATCACCGTGGCAATTGAAAAATCCTTTGCCATTGGACAGGGCGTGGGGCCGGTTCACCATTTTCATCAGTGGTATTAA
- the ymfI gene encoding elongation factor P 5-aminopentanone reductase has protein sequence MKKTVLITGASRGIGASIARVFAENNYNVILNYSKSEKEALYLQNELSKKGYSVLAYKADITKRKEVAAMFEEGIKAFSTIDVLVNNAGISQQKLFTDITEDEWDRMMDVHIKGLFNCSQYAVPYMVSKKKGKIINVSSIWGMVGASCEVHYSTAKAAIIGFTKALAKELGPSNIQVNCVAPGVIDTEMNAFLDEEAKACLIEDTPLMRLGRPEEVAQNILYLASEGADFITGQVIGINGGFVI, from the coding sequence ATGAAAAAAACCGTACTGATAACTGGAGCATCAAGAGGCATCGGCGCCTCCATTGCCAGAGTTTTTGCAGAAAACAACTATAATGTGATCCTAAATTATTCTAAATCTGAAAAAGAGGCATTGTATTTACAGAATGAACTTTCAAAGAAAGGATATTCTGTGCTGGCTTATAAGGCAGATATCACCAAACGCAAGGAAGTTGCAGCTATGTTTGAAGAAGGCATCAAAGCCTTTTCCACCATCGACGTGCTGGTAAACAATGCAGGGATTTCGCAGCAGAAGCTGTTCACTGATATTACAGAGGATGAATGGGACCGAATGATGGATGTCCATATCAAAGGGCTGTTCAATTGTTCTCAATATGCAGTGCCCTATATGGTCAGCAAAAAAAAGGGAAAAATTATTAATGTATCCTCTATATGGGGCATGGTGGGAGCGTCCTGTGAGGTTCATTATTCTACAGCCAAGGCCGCAATTATTGGATTTACAAAGGCCTTAGCAAAGGAGCTGGGTCCTTCTAACATACAGGTAAATTGCGTAGCGCCGGGGGTCATCGATACAGAAATGAATGCATTCTTAGATGAAGAAGCAAAGGCTTGTCTAATAGAGGATACTCCTCTGATGAGATTAGGAAGGCCGGAAGAGGTGGCACAGAATATCCTCTATTTAGCGTCGGAGGGTGCGGATTTTATAACAGGACAAGTAATTGGCATCAATGGGGGCTTCGTCATATAA
- a CDS encoding phosphoribosylaminoimidazolesuccinocarboxamide synthase produces the protein MKHIYTGKTKDVYALADGNYLLKFKDDVTGEDGKFDPGANTVGLTIEGAGRAGLKVTKFFFEILNARDIPTHYIDANIEDATMTVKPATAFGKGLEVICRYRAVGSFLRRYGMYAEEGQQLDAFVEVTLKDDLRQDPPISEDALDMLGILSKEEYKILKALTQKIGTIIKEELEKKDIELYDIKFEFGRIGADGQIALIDEISGGNMRAYKNGQYIEPLELEKLMLEA, from the coding sequence ATGAAGCATATTTATACAGGAAAAACAAAGGATGTATATGCTTTAGCGGATGGAAATTACTTGCTTAAATTTAAAGATGATGTGACTGGTGAAGATGGGAAGTTCGATCCAGGTGCAAATACTGTTGGGTTGACCATAGAAGGTGCTGGAAGAGCCGGACTAAAGGTAACAAAGTTCTTCTTTGAAATATTGAATGCTCGAGACATACCGACCCATTACATCGATGCCAATATTGAAGACGCTACGATGACTGTAAAGCCAGCGACTGCTTTTGGTAAGGGGCTAGAGGTGATCTGTCGCTATAGAGCTGTGGGAAGCTTTCTACGCCGTTATGGTATGTATGCTGAAGAAGGACAGCAACTAGATGCCTTCGTAGAAGTTACGCTAAAGGATGACCTTCGTCAAGATCCTCCGATTTCAGAAGATGCGCTGGATATGCTGGGCATCCTATCTAAAGAAGAATATAAGATATTGAAAGCATTAACTCAAAAAATAGGAACGATTATAAAGGAAGAACTAGAAAAAAAAGATATTGAGCTGTACGATATAAAATTTGAGTTTGGTAGGATCGGTGCAGATGGACAAATTGCTCTGATCGATGAAATTTCTGGTGGCAACATGAGAGCATATAAGAATGGACAGTATATAGAACCCTTGGAGCTGGAAAAATTAATGCTAGAAGCGTAA
- the brnQ gene encoding branched-chain amino acid transport system II carrier protein produces the protein MLNKKNKDVLIIGFALFAMFFGAGNLIFPPALGQLTGDKTLLAVIGFLITGVGLPLCGIIAVANCGGNLEVLGSNVSKKFGVFISVVVTLAIGPFLAIPRTSATTFEMSVLPFFSEANNLSFSIVFSIVYFAIVLFFVLRPSSVIDNIGKILTPVLFITLLVIIVKGIVTPIGELGINHIDKPFATGFQEGYQTMDALAATVLGSIVVASIRSKGYRGTKEVSSLTIKSGLVAIFGLAIIYGGLAFLGATATTLPMDIPRTKLIMLITESILGTSGKILLALSVGLACLTTSIGLVAATGEYFSKLTKNKLSYSFICVVTSVISIVISNIGVDQITSLAVPLLVILYPVVIALVSMIFLDKYIPHRAVYAIGVYTTLLVSVLELIAKYMGKNSFLYSIYTLLPLASQGFAWVVPTIVTTVIAGIFIKVFNIKDSTSKVY, from the coding sequence ATGTTGAATAAAAAGAATAAAGATGTATTAATTATAGGATTCGCTTTATTTGCTATGTTCTTTGGAGCTGGCAATTTAATATTTCCTCCGGCTTTAGGGCAACTCACTGGCGATAAGACTTTGTTAGCAGTCATTGGGTTTCTAATAACTGGGGTTGGCTTACCTCTATGCGGTATTATTGCAGTAGCGAATTGTGGTGGAAATTTAGAGGTTTTAGGTTCTAATGTGAGTAAGAAATTCGGCGTATTCATCAGTGTTGTGGTAACCTTAGCCATTGGGCCATTCCTAGCGATTCCAAGAACTAGTGCTACAACTTTCGAAATGTCTGTGCTTCCTTTCTTTTCAGAAGCAAATAACCTTTCATTTTCTATAGTTTTTTCAATAGTTTATTTTGCAATTGTTTTATTCTTTGTTTTAAGACCGAGCTCAGTCATCGATAATATTGGTAAAATACTAACACCCGTACTTTTTATAACATTATTGGTTATCATTGTTAAAGGTATTGTAACACCCATCGGAGAATTGGGGATCAATCATATCGATAAGCCATTTGCAACTGGATTCCAAGAAGGATATCAGACAATGGATGCTTTAGCTGCAACGGTCCTAGGATCTATCGTAGTAGCTTCTATTCGAAGCAAGGGATACAGAGGTACCAAGGAAGTTTCTTCCTTAACAATAAAGTCAGGTCTTGTTGCAATCTTTGGATTGGCTATCATCTATGGTGGATTGGCCTTTTTAGGAGCAACTGCTACTACACTTCCAATGGATATCCCTAGAACCAAACTCATTATGTTGATTACAGAAAGTATATTGGGGACTTCTGGTAAAATTTTACTAGCTTTATCTGTAGGTCTAGCCTGTTTAACAACCTCCATCGGTCTTGTTGCGGCCACTGGAGAGTATTTTAGTAAACTTACCAAGAATAAATTAAGCTATAGCTTCATCTGTGTAGTAACATCTGTAATCAGTATTGTAATTTCCAATATAGGAGTAGATCAAATAACAAGCTTAGCTGTACCGCTTTTAGTGATTCTATATCCTGTTGTTATCGCTTTAGTATCAATGATCTTCTTGGATAAATATATCCCTCATAGAGCAGTGTATGCTATCGGTGTATATACAACTCTTCTAGTGAGTGTACTGGAGCTTATTGCTAAATACATGGGCAAAAATAGCTTTTTATACAGTATCTATACACTATTGCCACTAGCCTCTCAAGGATTTGCTTGGGTCGTACCAACTATAGTAACTACGGTAATTGCAGGGATTTTCATTAAGGTGTTTAATATCAAAGACTCTACTTCTAAAGTCTATTAA
- a CDS encoding endonuclease MutS2 — protein MNHKTIELLEYDKIKEALKGYALSNMAKERIEKLEPLLEKSSIEIAMKETTEARSIVNISSSIPINSLAGVDNVRDKFSKSIILSPADLEMVAGLLKEIKRLKNFMRDKNYVAPTISLYALSSYELDDVREEIEKAIVRGSVADRASSKLFKIRKDIAILEGKIKAKLENFLKDDRYKSYIQDSLISQKNSRYVIPIKSEHRKQVEGSIHDRSQSGSTVFIEPADVKKMQDKLENHIFEEEKEVYRILSALTALVCEREKEINVNIEVMSNYDFIFAKGRYSKSMDGRSVSFNNENYIHLKGAKHPFIGKDAVPLNFEIGKNYKGLIITGPNTGGKTVTLKTVGLLTMMAQTGLHVPVEEGSEIAIFNKVLVDIGDGQSIQQSLSTFSSHIKNIIHILEDADSKTLVILDELGAGTDPGEGMGIAVAVLEALYHKESTICATTHYSEIKEFAQNHEGFINGSMAFDINTLKPLYKLYIGKPGESNAFLIALRLGMDGGLIERAHEVTYKDKKDYSKYAVQYTVNTQEKLNVQKDSEKKEHKKVVADRGASKAKRKEVFQIGDCVFISFMNRTGIICEGENGKGEYGVMVMQKKIKINQKRLSLYIEKKELYPEDYDFDIVLKTKDHRKKDKLINKGQGKGISIEL, from the coding sequence TTGAACCATAAAACTATTGAATTGTTAGAATATGACAAAATAAAGGAAGCATTAAAGGGATATGCACTATCGAATATGGCCAAAGAAAGAATAGAAAAGCTGGAGCCCTTGCTTGAGAAATCTAGCATTGAAATTGCTATGAAAGAGACAACAGAGGCTAGGAGTATTGTTAATATAAGCTCTAGTATTCCAATTAATAGCCTAGCTGGTGTAGATAATGTAAGGGATAAATTCAGCAAAAGCATTATTCTTTCACCAGCTGATTTGGAGATGGTAGCAGGATTGCTGAAAGAGATCAAACGGTTAAAGAATTTTATGAGAGATAAAAATTATGTTGCACCTACAATTAGCCTTTATGCACTGTCCAGCTACGAGCTAGATGATGTAAGAGAGGAGATCGAAAAAGCCATCGTTCGAGGTAGCGTAGCCGATAGAGCGAGCTCAAAACTTTTTAAGATAAGGAAGGATATTGCTATTTTAGAAGGTAAAATAAAAGCCAAATTAGAGAATTTTCTGAAAGATGATCGATATAAATCATATATTCAGGATTCGTTAATTAGCCAAAAGAACAGTCGATATGTAATTCCTATAAAAAGTGAACATAGGAAGCAAGTTGAAGGAAGCATTCACGATCGATCTCAAAGTGGATCCACTGTTTTTATAGAGCCAGCAGATGTAAAAAAGATGCAGGACAAGTTGGAGAATCACATTTTTGAAGAAGAAAAAGAAGTCTACCGTATATTATCTGCTTTAACAGCGCTTGTATGTGAACGAGAAAAGGAAATTAACGTGAACATAGAGGTTATGAGCAACTACGATTTTATATTTGCCAAAGGAAGGTATAGTAAGTCCATGGATGGGAGAAGTGTCAGCTTTAACAATGAGAATTACATCCATTTAAAAGGCGCCAAGCACCCGTTCATCGGAAAGGATGCAGTACCCTTGAATTTTGAAATCGGTAAAAACTATAAAGGTCTAATTATAACGGGACCCAACACAGGCGGTAAAACGGTAACATTGAAAACAGTAGGTTTATTAACCATGATGGCTCAGACGGGGCTCCACGTTCCAGTAGAAGAAGGCAGCGAAATTGCTATATTTAATAAGGTATTGGTGGATATTGGCGATGGGCAAAGTATACAGCAAAGTTTGAGTACATTTTCTTCTCATATTAAAAACATCATCCATATTTTAGAGGATGCAGATTCAAAAACCTTGGTGATATTAGATGAATTAGGAGCAGGTACAGACCCGGGAGAAGGTATGGGCATTGCTGTTGCAGTATTAGAAGCGCTATATCATAAAGAATCCACCATATGTGCCACAACCCATTATAGCGAGATTAAAGAGTTTGCGCAAAACCATGAAGGGTTCATCAACGGTTCCATGGCTTTTGATATTAATACCCTAAAGCCCCTTTACAAGCTTTATATAGGCAAGCCGGGAGAGAGTAATGCCTTTCTAATTGCTTTAAGGCTAGGCATGGATGGAGGATTAATAGAAAGAGCCCATGAGGTTACCTATAAGGATAAAAAAGATTATTCGAAATATGCAGTTCAATATACAGTGAATACTCAAGAAAAATTAAACGTGCAAAAGGATTCAGAGAAGAAAGAACATAAAAAGGTAGTGGCGGATAGAGGGGCTTCAAAGGCCAAGAGAAAAGAAGTATTTCAGATCGGCGATTGTGTTTTTATCAGCTTTATGAATCGAACAGGCATTATATGTGAGGGTGAAAACGGGAAAGGAGAGTACGGTGTTATGGTAATGCAAAAAAAGATTAAAATCAATCAAAAACGCTTATCCCTTTATATTGAGAAGAAAGAACTCTATCCAGAGGATTACGACTTTGATATTGTATTGAAGACGAAAGACCATCGAAAAAAAGATAAACTGATCAATAAGGGACAAGGGAAAGGCATTTCCATAGAATTGTAA